The following are encoded together in the Bos taurus isolate L1 Dominette 01449 registration number 42190680 breed Hereford chromosome 10, ARS-UCD2.0, whole genome shotgun sequence genome:
- the DUOXA1 gene encoding dual oxidase maturation factor 1, with protein MAAFGHTFPFYAGPKPTFPTDTTLAVIVAIFLTSLVTFIIILPGIRGKMRLFWMLRVVTSLFIGAVILAVNFSSEWSVGQVSTNTSYKAFSSQWISANVGLQIGLGGVNITLTGTPVQQLNETIDYNEEFTWRLGENYAEEYANALEKGLPDPVLYLAEKFTPHSPCGLHGQYRLAGHYTSAMLWVAFLCWLLANVMLSMPVLVYGGHMLLATGLFQLLGLLFFSTATSLTPPCPLRLGAATLHTHRGPAYWITLTTGLLCVLLGLAMVVAHRMQPHRLKAFFSQSVGEDPVLELNPEEGGLLSPRYRSITESPEPQDIPLSEASSEAPCEEPDCAL; from the exons ATGGCTGCTTTTGGACACACATTCCCCTTCTACGCTGGGCCCAAGCCGACCTTCCCAACGGACACCACACTGGCCGTCATCGTTGccatctttctgacttcactggtCACCTTCATCATCATTCTGCCAGGCATTCGGGGCAAGATg AGGCTGTTCTGGATGCTGCGGGTAGTGACCAGCTTGTTCATTGGAGCTGTGATCCTCG CCGTGAATTTCAGTTCTGAGTGGTCTGTGGGCCAGGTGAGCACCAACACGTCCTACAAGGCCTTCAGTTCCCAGTGGATCAGTGCCAACGTTGGGCTGCAGATTGGGCTGGGAGGCGTCAACATCACGCTCACAG GGACCCCAGTGCAGCAGCTGAATGAGACCATTGATTACAACGAGGAGTTCACCTGGCGCCTGGGGGAGAACTACGCTGAGGAGTATGCCAACGCACTGGAGAAGGGGCTGCCAGACCCCGTGCTCTACCTGGCCGAGAAGTTCACCCCACACAGCCCCTGTGGCCTGCATGGCCAGTACCGCCTAGCGGGACACTACACCTCGGCTATGCTGTG GGTGGCATTCCTCTGCTGGCTGCTGGCCAACGTGATGCTGTCCATGCCTGTGCTGGTCTACGGTGGCCACATGCTGCTGGCCACAGGTCTCTTCCAGCTGTTGGGACTGCTCTTCTTCTCCACGGCCACATCCCTAACCCCGCCCTGTCCCTTGCGCCTGGGTGCCGCCACGCTGCATACTCACCGTGGGCCTGCCTACTGGATCACGTTGACCACAG GACTGCTGTGTGTGCTGCTGGGTCTGGCCATGGTGGTGGCTCACAGGATGCAGCCCCACAGGCTGAAGGCTTTCTTCAGCCAGAGTGTGGGGGAGGACCCTGTGCTGGAGTTGAATCCCGAGGAAGGGGGACTCCTGAGCCCTCGCTACCGGTCCATCACTGAGAGTCCCGAGCCCCAGGACATCCCTCTGTCAGAGGCTTCCTCTGAGGCCCCCTGCGAGGAGCCTGACTGTGCCCTGTAA
- the DUOXA1 gene encoding dual oxidase maturation factor 1 isoform X2, with protein sequence MAAFGHTFPFYAGPKPTFPTDTTLAVIVAIFLTSLVTFIIILPGIRGKMRLFWMLRVVTSLFIGAVILGTPVQQLNETIDYNEEFTWRLGENYAEEYANALEKGLPDPVLYLAEKFTPHSPCGLHGQYRLAGHYTSAMLWVAFLCWLLANVMLSMPVLVYGGHMLLATGLFQLLGLLFFSTATSLTPPCPLRLGAATLHTHRGPAYWITLTTGLLCVLLGLAMVVAHRMQPHRLKAFFSQSVGEDPVLELNPEEGGLLSPRYRSITESPEPQDIPLSEASSEAPCEEPDCAL encoded by the exons ATGGCTGCTTTTGGACACACATTCCCCTTCTACGCTGGGCCCAAGCCGACCTTCCCAACGGACACCACACTGGCCGTCATCGTTGccatctttctgacttcactggtCACCTTCATCATCATTCTGCCAGGCATTCGGGGCAAGATg AGGCTGTTCTGGATGCTGCGGGTAGTGACCAGCTTGTTCATTGGAGCTGTGATCCTCG GGACCCCAGTGCAGCAGCTGAATGAGACCATTGATTACAACGAGGAGTTCACCTGGCGCCTGGGGGAGAACTACGCTGAGGAGTATGCCAACGCACTGGAGAAGGGGCTGCCAGACCCCGTGCTCTACCTGGCCGAGAAGTTCACCCCACACAGCCCCTGTGGCCTGCATGGCCAGTACCGCCTAGCGGGACACTACACCTCGGCTATGCTGTG GGTGGCATTCCTCTGCTGGCTGCTGGCCAACGTGATGCTGTCCATGCCTGTGCTGGTCTACGGTGGCCACATGCTGCTGGCCACAGGTCTCTTCCAGCTGTTGGGACTGCTCTTCTTCTCCACGGCCACATCCCTAACCCCGCCCTGTCCCTTGCGCCTGGGTGCCGCCACGCTGCATACTCACCGTGGGCCTGCCTACTGGATCACGTTGACCACAG GACTGCTGTGTGTGCTGCTGGGTCTGGCCATGGTGGTGGCTCACAGGATGCAGCCCCACAGGCTGAAGGCTTTCTTCAGCCAGAGTGTGGGGGAGGACCCTGTGCTGGAGTTGAATCCCGAGGAAGGGGGACTCCTGAGCCCTCGCTACCGGTCCATCACTGAGAGTCCCGAGCCCCAGGACATCCCTCTGTCAGAGGCTTCCTCTGAGGCCCCCTGCGAGGAGCCTGACTGTGCCCTGTAA
- the DUOXA2 gene encoding dual oxidase maturation factor 2 isoform X2 yields MPPSNPHSTDETPSSAFSFLLILPGIRGHSRWFWLVRVLLSLFIGAEIVAAHFSAEWSVGSVSTKTSYKAFSVERVRAHVGLHVGLEGVNITLTGNPVQQLNETIDYNEQFIWRFGQNYAGAYAEALERGLPNPVLYLAEKFTPSSPCGVYRQYRLAGHYASATLWVAFCFWLLSNMLLSMPVPHYGGLTLLITGAFALFSVFAFASISSVPLCQLRVGSSELTTHYGAAFWITLATGVLCLLLGAAVLSLHYARPSALRLFLEGSVNDLESPTKGSSPLILSNPLHKQFKTSDLTISTNL; encoded by the exons ATGCCTCCCTCCAACCCCCACTCGACCGACGAGACCCCTTCTTCAGCCTTCAG CTTCCTGCTCATCTTACCCGGGATTCGTGGCCACTCG CGATGGTTCTGGTTGGTGAGAGTTCTTCTCAGCCTGTTCATAGGAGCAGAAATTGTGG CCGCGCACTTCAGCGCAGAATGGTCAGTCGGCAGCGTTAGCACCAAAACATCCTACAAGGCCTTCAGCGTGGAACGCGTCCGAGCCCACGTCGGTCTGCATGTGGGCCTGGAGGGCGTTAATATCACACTCACAG GGAACCCAGTGCAGCAGCTGAACGAGACCATCGACTACAATGAGCAGTTCATCTGGCGGTTTGGCCAAAACTATGCAGGGGCGTACGCGGAGGCCCTGGAGAGGGGGCTGCCGAACCCGGTTCTCTATCTGGCGGAGAAGTTCACTCCGAGCAGCCCCTGTGGGGTTTACCGCCAATACCGCCTGGCGGGACACTACGCCTCGGCCACTCTATG GGTGGCCTTCTGCTTCTGGCTCCTCTCCAACATGCTGCTCTCCATGCCGGTTCCGCACTACGGAGGCCTGACTCTCCTCATCACTGGCGCCTTCGCGCTCTTCTCGGTGTTCGCCTTCGCCTCTATCTCCAGCGTGCCTCTCTGCCAGCTCCGCGTCGGCTCCTCCGAGCTCACCACTCACTATGGCGCAGCCTTTTGGATCACTCTGGCCACTG GCGTCCTGTGCCTCCTCCTCGGAGCCGCGGTGTTGAGTCTGCACTACGCTCGGCCCAGCGCTCTTCGCCTCTTCTTGGAAGGAAGCGTCAACGACCTCGAAAGTCCGACGAAGGGGAGCTCGCCTCTCATCCTCAGCAACCCACTGCATAAGCAGTTCAAGACCTCGGACTTAACCATCAGTACTAACCTGTGA
- the DUOXA2 gene encoding dual oxidase maturation factor 2 isoform X1: MTLWNGVLPFYPQPRHAAGLSVPLLIVILVFLVLAASFLLILPGIRGHSRWFWLVRVLLSLFIGAEIVAAHFSAEWSVGSVSTKTSYKAFSVERVRAHVGLHVGLEGVNITLTGNPVQQLNETIDYNEQFIWRFGQNYAGAYAEALERGLPNPVLYLAEKFTPSSPCGVYRQYRLAGHYASATLWVAFCFWLLSNMLLSMPVPHYGGLTLLITGAFALFSVFAFASISSVPLCQLRVGSSELTTHYGAAFWITLATGVLCLLLGAAVLSLHYARPSALRLFLEGSVNDLESPTKGSSPLILSNPLHKQFKTSDLTISTNL; this comes from the exons ATGACTCTGTGGAATGGTGTGCTGCCCTTCTACCCTCAGCCCCGGCATGCCGCCGGCCTTAGTGTCCCGCTACTCATCGTCATTCTCGTGTTCTTGGTCTTGGCCGCCAGCTTCCTGCTCATCTTACCCGGGATTCGTGGCCACTCG CGATGGTTCTGGTTGGTGAGAGTTCTTCTCAGCCTGTTCATAGGAGCAGAAATTGTGG CCGCGCACTTCAGCGCAGAATGGTCAGTCGGCAGCGTTAGCACCAAAACATCCTACAAGGCCTTCAGCGTGGAACGCGTCCGAGCCCACGTCGGTCTGCATGTGGGCCTGGAGGGCGTTAATATCACACTCACAG GGAACCCAGTGCAGCAGCTGAACGAGACCATCGACTACAATGAGCAGTTCATCTGGCGGTTTGGCCAAAACTATGCAGGGGCGTACGCGGAGGCCCTGGAGAGGGGGCTGCCGAACCCGGTTCTCTATCTGGCGGAGAAGTTCACTCCGAGCAGCCCCTGTGGGGTTTACCGCCAATACCGCCTGGCGGGACACTACGCCTCGGCCACTCTATG GGTGGCCTTCTGCTTCTGGCTCCTCTCCAACATGCTGCTCTCCATGCCGGTTCCGCACTACGGAGGCCTGACTCTCCTCATCACTGGCGCCTTCGCGCTCTTCTCGGTGTTCGCCTTCGCCTCTATCTCCAGCGTGCCTCTCTGCCAGCTCCGCGTCGGCTCCTCCGAGCTCACCACTCACTATGGCGCAGCCTTTTGGATCACTCTGGCCACTG GCGTCCTGTGCCTCCTCCTCGGAGCCGCGGTGTTGAGTCTGCACTACGCTCGGCCCAGCGCTCTTCGCCTCTTCTTGGAAGGAAGCGTCAACGACCTCGAAAGTCCGACGAAGGGGAGCTCGCCTCTCATCCTCAGCAACCCACTGCATAAGCAGTTCAAGACCTCGGACTTAACCATCAGTACTAACCTGTGA
- the DUOXA2 gene encoding dual oxidase maturation factor 2 isoform X3, whose amino-acid sequence MTLWNGVLPFYPQPRHAAGLSVPLLIVILVFLVLAASFLLILPGIRGHSRWFWLVRVLLSLFIGAEIVAAHFSAEWSVGSVSTKTSYKAFSVERVRAHVGLHVGLEGVNITLTGNPVQQLNETIDYNEQFIWRFGQNYAGAYAEALERGLPNPVLYLAEKFTPSSPCGVYRQYRLAGHYASATLWVAFCFWLLSNMLLSMPVPHYGGLTLLITGAFALFSVFAFASISSVPLCQLRVGSSELTTHYGAAFWITLATGEDQGNTPPVAGSRDAIYTSVRFPVCIASCASSSEPRC is encoded by the exons ATGACTCTGTGGAATGGTGTGCTGCCCTTCTACCCTCAGCCCCGGCATGCCGCCGGCCTTAGTGTCCCGCTACTCATCGTCATTCTCGTGTTCTTGGTCTTGGCCGCCAGCTTCCTGCTCATCTTACCCGGGATTCGTGGCCACTCG CGATGGTTCTGGTTGGTGAGAGTTCTTCTCAGCCTGTTCATAGGAGCAGAAATTGTGG CCGCGCACTTCAGCGCAGAATGGTCAGTCGGCAGCGTTAGCACCAAAACATCCTACAAGGCCTTCAGCGTGGAACGCGTCCGAGCCCACGTCGGTCTGCATGTGGGCCTGGAGGGCGTTAATATCACACTCACAG GGAACCCAGTGCAGCAGCTGAACGAGACCATCGACTACAATGAGCAGTTCATCTGGCGGTTTGGCCAAAACTATGCAGGGGCGTACGCGGAGGCCCTGGAGAGGGGGCTGCCGAACCCGGTTCTCTATCTGGCGGAGAAGTTCACTCCGAGCAGCCCCTGTGGGGTTTACCGCCAATACCGCCTGGCGGGACACTACGCCTCGGCCACTCTATG GGTGGCCTTCTGCTTCTGGCTCCTCTCCAACATGCTGCTCTCCATGCCGGTTCCGCACTACGGAGGCCTGACTCTCCTCATCACTGGCGCCTTCGCGCTCTTCTCGGTGTTCGCCTTCGCCTCTATCTCCAGCGTGCCTCTCTGCCAGCTCCGCGTCGGCTCCTCCGAGCTCACCACTCACTATGGCGCAGCCTTTTGGATCACTCTGGCCACTGGTGAGGACCAAGGGAACACGCCCCCGGTGGCTGGGAGCCGGGACGCGATTTATACCAGCGTGCGCTTTCCAGTTTGCATA GCGTCCTGTGCCTCCTCCTCGGAGCCGCGGTGTTGA